A window of the Mycteria americana isolate JAX WOST 10 ecotype Jacksonville Zoo and Gardens unplaced genomic scaffold, USCA_MyAme_1.0 Scaffold_202, whole genome shotgun sequence genome harbors these coding sequences:
- the GTF2H4 gene encoding general transcription factor IIH subunit 4, with product MGGKAWSDDTSQLGPDKHARDVPALDKYAEERWEVILHFMVGSPSAAVSQDLAQLLIQAGLMKSEGGEAPCITSAGFQFLLLDTPAQLWYFVLQYLRGAEARGMDLVEILSFLFQLSFSTLGKDYSVEGMSESLLTFLQHLREFGLVFQRKRKSRRFYPTRLAIALASGTSGAPPEPDAHGFVLVETNYRIYAYTDSELQIALIALFSELLYRFPNLVVAQVTRDSVQAAIANGITADQIIHFLRTRAHPVMAKQTPVLPPTITDQIRLWELERDRLRFSEGVLYNQFLSQVDFEVLRDHARALGVLVFENPGRRLMVVTPGGHPDVKRFWKRQKHNA from the exons ATGGG GGGCAAGGCCTGGTCGGACGACACGAGCCAGCTGGGGCCGGACAAGCACGCCCGCGACGTGCCGGCGCTGGACAAGTACGCCGAGGAGCGCTGGGAG GTGATTCTGCACTTTATGGTGGGGTCTCCCAGCGCGGCCGTGAGTCAGGATCTGGCCCAGCTGCTCATTCAGGCTGGGCTCATGAagag CGAGGGGGGGGAAGCGCCGTGCATCACCTCCGCCGGGTTCCAGTTCCTCCTGCTCGACACCCCTGCCCAGCTCTGGTATTTCGTCCTCCAATACCTACGAGGAGCAGAA GCTCGGGGTATGGATCTGGTGGAgatcctctccttcctcttccagctcAGCTTCTCCACCCTcggcaag GATTACTCCGTGGAGGGCATGAGCGAGTCCCTGCTCACCTTCCTGCAGCACCTGCGTGAGTTCGGGCTCGTCTTCCAGAGAAAG cgcaAGTCCCGCCGCTTCTACCCCACGCGCCTGGCCATCGCGCTGGCCTCGGGGACGTCGGGGGCCCCCCCCGAGCCCGACGCTCACGGCTTCGTCCTCGTCGAGACCAACTACCGCATCTACGCCTACACAG ACTCGGAGCTGCAGATCGCCCTCATCGCCCTCTTCTCCGAGCTCCTCTATCGCTTCCCCAACCTGGTGGTGGCCCAGGTGACAAGGGACAGCGTGCAGGCGGCCATCGCCAACGGCATCACCGCCGACCAG atcatCCATTTCCTCCGCACCCGGGCGCACCCCGTCATGGCCAAGCAG ACCCCGGTGCTGCCCCCCACAATCACCGACCAGATCCGTCTGTGGGAGCTGGAGCGGGACCGGCTGCGCTTCTCCGAGG GAGTCCTGTACAACCAGTTCCTGTCGCAGGTGGATTTCGAGGTGCTGCGGGACCACGCGCGAGCTTTGGGGGTGCTGGTCTTCGAGAACCCCGGCCGACGGCTGATGGTGGTGACCCCCGGCGGGCACCCCGACGTCAAGCGCTTCTGGAAGAGGCAGAAACACAACGCTTAA